Proteins encoded within one genomic window of Bemisia tabaci chromosome 2, PGI_BMITA_v3:
- the LOC109041856 gene encoding uncharacterized protein, protein MSVLEWLTSKILPEAVKTGSLGSNGMKFVSFEVSDEKGIDHVLSDVIFGDIVLESAESRRFNVPVVVKTRRQSMDQYMDGSSLFHNELLFYTEILPLLRKYDRDNLLSASFCEFVYGQATNDQKSTEDVIILKHLGQKDFRLSEDRLYLDRKHVELVLDRIGKFHALSLLCQADDPRAFEDIASKVKNIVYTDECDKQFWATAFLRGVEALEVEPEYQDRLTDLIGHCKEGRDQMEKYSSDRSGPLTVIAHGDFTRNNMMFKYGPDGAPIEVAFFDFGTIKYCSPAIDTSSFLFCNVSTEMRRDHWEHFIRTYHDAVLQMMAKRPHAPSFETVNQDLRRSGISGYHQCSLYVPMMVHKIKGIPQPYEANSTVHVEAIKHMQEVIKHMLDRDYIF, encoded by the exons ATGAGTGTGCTGGAGTGGTTAACGTCGAAAATTCTACCGGAGGCGGTAAAAACTGGGTCTTTAGGATCGAATGGTATGAAGTTCGTCAGTTTTGAAGTCAGCGACGAAAAAGGCATCGATCACGTGTTATCAGACGTGATTTTTGGTGACATAGTACTAGAATCTGCTGAAAGCAGGCGCTTCAATGTTCCAGTCGTCGTTAAAACACGCAG GCAGTCTATGGATCAATATATGGACGGCAGCAGCCTGTTTCACAACGAGTTATTATTCTACACGGAAATCCTCCCTCTGTTACGGAAATACGACCGAGACAATCTCCTTTCGGCGAGTTTCTGCGAGTTTGTGTACGGCCAGGCGACCAATGATCAAAAGTCGACGGAGGATGTAATCATCCTGAAACATTTGGGACAAAAGGATTTCAGGTTGTCCGAGGACCGACTGTACCTGGACAGGAAACATGTTGAACTCGTCTTGGACAGAATTGGAAAGTTTCACGCGCTGTCGCTACTGTGCCAAGCGGACGATCCGAGAGCATTTGAAGACATCGCGTCCAAAGTAAAAAACATCGTTTATACGGATGAATGTGATAAGCAG TTCTGGGCGACAGCTTTTCTCCGAGGGGTGGAAGCTTTAGAGGTGGAGCCTGAGTACCAAGATAGACTGACAGACCTGATTGGTCATTGTAAAGAAGGGCGcgatcaaatggaaaaatactcgaGCGACCGCTCGGGGCCATTGACGGTCATAGCTCACGGTGATTTCACCCGAAACAACATGATGTTCAAATACGGACCCGACGGGGCACCAATCGAAGTGGCCTTCTTCGACTTCGGCACGATCAAGTACTGCTCGCCGGCGATCGATACGAGCTCATTCTTATTCTGCAATGTCTCCACCGAGATGAGGAGGGATCATTGGGAACATTTTATCCGAACTTATCACG ATGCTGTACTTCAAATGATGGCTAAGCGGCCCCATGCACCCTCGTTCGAAACGGTTAACCAGGACTTGCGGAGGAGTGGGATCTCCGGCTATCATCAATGCTCGCTATATGTGCCGATGATGGTACATAAAATAAAAGGCATTCCCCAACCATATGAGGCCAACTCGACAGTTCACGTGGAGGCAATAAAACATATGCAAGAAGTTATTAAACATATGCTTGATAGAGATTACATATTTTGA